A section of the Humulus lupulus chromosome 2, drHumLupu1.1, whole genome shotgun sequence genome encodes:
- the LOC133817910 gene encoding small ribosomal subunit protein eS19x produces the protein MATAKTVKDVSPHEFVKAYAAHLKRSGKVELPEYTDLVKTARFKELAPYDPDWYYVRAASVARKIYLRGGLGVGAFRRIYGGSKRNGSRPPHFCRSSGAILRHILQQLQNMNIVDVDPKGGRKITSNGQRDLDQVAGRIVVSP, from the exons ATGGCGACTGCTAAGACTGTTAAGGATGTAAGTCCGCACGAGTTCGTTAAAGCCTACGCCGCGCATTTAAAGCGTTCCGGCAAG GTCGAGCTTCCGGAGTACACGGATCTGGTGAAGACTGCAAGATTCAAGGAGTTGGCTCCATACGACCCCGATTGGTACTATGTCCGAGCTG CCTCTGTAGCTCGGAAGATCTACTTGAGAGGGGGCCTTGGTGTTGGTGCCTTCCGTAGGATCTATGGTGGCAGCAAGAGGAATGGAAGTCGTCCCCCACATTTCTGCAGAAGCAGTGGGGCCATTCTTCGGCACATACTCCAACAGCTTCAAAACATGAACATCGTGGATGTTGACCCCAAGGG AGGAAGGAAAATTACTTCCAACGGTCAACGGGACCTCGACCAAGTTGCTGGAAGGATTGTGGTTTCTCCATGA
- the LOC133817911 gene encoding microtubule-destabilizing protein 60 isoform X1: MDLIGNNAGAVTPVKDSHGSRSKNPEILRCSENLNPNVSPGPKTTNSPVNKSAKSQKSASKNPNPNPVSFSPRNKIRERKFVVAKKKKNSKKENVAPKVACKCKEKAVGGNPKKCLCVAYENLRASQEEFFKSRDSISGEVSESNYSKAVDRAESELEEEIVKGLMIQDLHVDDGYQGQAGEGEGSLMNDFNDGESGEVDSPNQLGCSTVKRRRDKLLEEARNSAPECGKVMHLVQAFEKLLSIPKSKESNDQNTDQEQELEESKKPTKWALPGLPPPIVPETHISPSSFCPSELFLTSENLGLDPRASVSSSWDGSLGSVSSRSSSNGGRRSRRNSSESISTIGGSRWKKKKLKATSQKPFKLRTEQRGRMKEEEFFKKLQEIIVEEEKQRIPVAQGLPWTTDEPECLVKPPVKERTKPVDLKLHSDVRAVERAEFDHQVAEKMTLMELYKMERERQQRMADEEEVRRLRKELVPKAQPMPYFDRPFIPRRSMKNPTIPKEPRFHIPQQKKIKCCLSWNDASSFTFQQH; this comes from the exons ATGGATTTGATCGGCAATAACGCCGGAGCGGTGACTCCTGTTAAAGATTCGCACGGGTCTCGATCCAAGAACCCAGAAATTTTGAGATGTTCGGAGAATCTGAACCCCAATGTTTCTCCTGGTCCGAAAACGACGAACTCGCCAGTGAACAAATCGGCCAAGTCTCAGAAATCGGCGTCGAAGAATCCGAACCCGAATCCAGTCTCTTTCTCGCCGCGTAATAAGATCCGGGAAAGGAAGTTCGTAGTggcgaaaaagaagaagaactcaaAGAAAGAGAATGTGGCTCCGAAAGTTGCTTGCAAGTGTAAAGAGAAGGCCGTTGGGGGTAACCCCAAGAAGTGTCTTTGTGTGGCTTATGAGAATCTCCGGGCTTCGCAAGAGGAGTTTTTCAAGAGTCGTGATTCCATTAGTGGCGAAGTCTCAGAATCGAACTATTCGAAGGCTGTTGATAGAGCTGAGAGTGAACTGGAAGAGGAAATAGTGAAGGGTTTGATGATTCAAGACCTTCACGTCGATGATGGGTATCAGGGGCAGGCAGGAGAAGGCGAGGGTTCTCTTATGAATGATTTTAATGATGGAGAATCGGGCGAAGTTGATTCACCAAATCAACTAGGTTGCTCAACGGTGAAGAGAAGGCGGGATAAGTTGTTGGAAGAAGCAAGGAACAGTGCACCTGAGTGTGGAAAAGTGATGCATTTGGTTCAGGCCTTTGAGAAACTTCTTTCCATACCCAAGTCTAAGGAGTCCAACGATCAGAATACTGATCAGGAACAGGAATTAGAAGAGAGTAAAAAGCCAACAAAGTGGGCTTTACCTGGATTACCCCCTCCTATAGTTCCTGAAACGCATATTTCACCTTCATCGTTTTGTCCATCCGAGTTATTTTTGACATCTGAGAATCTCGGTTTGGATCCAAGAGCTTCGGTTTCGTCTTCTTGGGATGGCAGTCTTGGAAG TGTTTCAAGCAGGAGCTCCTCTAATGGTGGGCGAAGGAGTCGAAGAAAT AGCTCAGAATCGATTAGCACAATTGGTGGTAGTAGATGGAAGAAAAAGAAGCTCAAAGCCACTTCTCAGAAACCATTCAAGCTAAGAACTGAG CAAAGGGGAAGAATGAAGGAGGAGGAATTCTTTAAGAAATTACAGGAGATCATAGTTGAAGAAGAGAAGCAGCGGATACCAGTTGCTCAGGGCCTTCCATGGACAACAGATGAACCAGAG TGCCTTGTAAAACCTCCTGTAAAAGAGAGAACAAAGCCCGTGGACCTGAAGCTTCACAGTGACGTTCGAGCAGTGGAACGTGCTGAGTTTGACCACCAG GTAGCGGAGAAAATGACCTTGATGGAATTGTACAAAATGGAAAGAGAGAGACAACAAAGG ATGGCAGACGAGGAAGAAGTAAGAAGGCTGAGAAAGGAACTCGTTCCTAAAGCTCAGCCCATGCCTTATTTCGACAGACCTTTCATTCCAAGAAG GTCGATGAAGAATCCAACAATTCCCAAAGAACCCAGGTTTCATATTCCTCAACAGAAAAAGATCAAGTGCTGCCTGTCCTGGAATGATGCCAGCTCCTTCACATTCCAACAACATTGA
- the LOC133817911 gene encoding microtubule-destabilizing protein 60 isoform X2, translating to MDLIGNNAGAVTPVKDSHGSRSKNPEILRCSENLNPNVSPGPKTTNSPVNKSAKSQKSASKNPNPNPVSFSPRNKIRERKFVVAKKKKNSKKENVAPKVACKCKEKAVGGNPKKCLCVAYENLRASQEEFFKSRDSISGEVSESNYSKAVDRAESELEEEIVKGLMIQDLHVDDGYQGQAGEGEGSLMNDFNDGESGEVDSPNQLGCSTVKRRRDKLLEEARNSAPECGKVMHLVQAFEKLLSIPKSKESNDQNTDQEQELEESKKPTKWALPGLPPPIVPETHISPSSFCPSELFLTSENLGLDPRASVSSSWDGSLGSVSSRSSSNGGRRSRRNSSESISTIGGSRWKKKKLKATSQKPFKLRTEQRGRMKEEEFFKKLQEIIVEEEKQRIPVAQGLPWTTDEPECLVKPPVKERTKPVDLKLHSDVRAVERAEFDHQVAEKMTLMELYKMERERQQRMADEEEVRRLRKELVPKAQPMPYFDRPFIPRR from the exons ATGGATTTGATCGGCAATAACGCCGGAGCGGTGACTCCTGTTAAAGATTCGCACGGGTCTCGATCCAAGAACCCAGAAATTTTGAGATGTTCGGAGAATCTGAACCCCAATGTTTCTCCTGGTCCGAAAACGACGAACTCGCCAGTGAACAAATCGGCCAAGTCTCAGAAATCGGCGTCGAAGAATCCGAACCCGAATCCAGTCTCTTTCTCGCCGCGTAATAAGATCCGGGAAAGGAAGTTCGTAGTggcgaaaaagaagaagaactcaaAGAAAGAGAATGTGGCTCCGAAAGTTGCTTGCAAGTGTAAAGAGAAGGCCGTTGGGGGTAACCCCAAGAAGTGTCTTTGTGTGGCTTATGAGAATCTCCGGGCTTCGCAAGAGGAGTTTTTCAAGAGTCGTGATTCCATTAGTGGCGAAGTCTCAGAATCGAACTATTCGAAGGCTGTTGATAGAGCTGAGAGTGAACTGGAAGAGGAAATAGTGAAGGGTTTGATGATTCAAGACCTTCACGTCGATGATGGGTATCAGGGGCAGGCAGGAGAAGGCGAGGGTTCTCTTATGAATGATTTTAATGATGGAGAATCGGGCGAAGTTGATTCACCAAATCAACTAGGTTGCTCAACGGTGAAGAGAAGGCGGGATAAGTTGTTGGAAGAAGCAAGGAACAGTGCACCTGAGTGTGGAAAAGTGATGCATTTGGTTCAGGCCTTTGAGAAACTTCTTTCCATACCCAAGTCTAAGGAGTCCAACGATCAGAATACTGATCAGGAACAGGAATTAGAAGAGAGTAAAAAGCCAACAAAGTGGGCTTTACCTGGATTACCCCCTCCTATAGTTCCTGAAACGCATATTTCACCTTCATCGTTTTGTCCATCCGAGTTATTTTTGACATCTGAGAATCTCGGTTTGGATCCAAGAGCTTCGGTTTCGTCTTCTTGGGATGGCAGTCTTGGAAG TGTTTCAAGCAGGAGCTCCTCTAATGGTGGGCGAAGGAGTCGAAGAAAT AGCTCAGAATCGATTAGCACAATTGGTGGTAGTAGATGGAAGAAAAAGAAGCTCAAAGCCACTTCTCAGAAACCATTCAAGCTAAGAACTGAG CAAAGGGGAAGAATGAAGGAGGAGGAATTCTTTAAGAAATTACAGGAGATCATAGTTGAAGAAGAGAAGCAGCGGATACCAGTTGCTCAGGGCCTTCCATGGACAACAGATGAACCAGAG TGCCTTGTAAAACCTCCTGTAAAAGAGAGAACAAAGCCCGTGGACCTGAAGCTTCACAGTGACGTTCGAGCAGTGGAACGTGCTGAGTTTGACCACCAG GTAGCGGAGAAAATGACCTTGATGGAATTGTACAAAATGGAAAGAGAGAGACAACAAAGG ATGGCAGACGAGGAAGAAGTAAGAAGGCTGAGAAAGGAACTCGTTCCTAAAGCTCAGCCCATGCCTTATTTCGACAGACCTTTCATTCCAAGAAGGTAA